CTGAAGACATCCTTCAGGTCGCCACCGGACAAGGCCGCCTGCACGCTCTCCTGGCTCTCCGCCAGGTTCGACTTCACGGCTTGCAGGTTCAGCTCGGCCAGTTTCTGGAAACCGTCGAAAGCCGTATTCGTCAGCGCGAACAAGTTGGCGAAATGGGCTTTCTGGGCTTCAGCGAACTGGTCGGACGAAAAAACGAACATGCGTGTTCTCCTGTGTATCGCCCGGCAGCCAGGTCGACATGCACGGGATGTGCCGTCGCGGCAAGCGGGTCGAATATGAGATTCGGAAAGGCGGCGGCATCACCGATTTGCGCAGTGCACCATCCAAGGGCAGATTCTAGAGCCCTCTATTTGGATAGCCCCTAGGGAGATACCCGAACAAACGGAGTATCTCGCTTGCTGCTGTGCAGCAAGGTCGACATGCGCATACCCAACCGTGTGGGGGTGTTTTCGGTAGCACCCCGCCGCCGCCGTTCCAGGGACTGTTCTCCCCTCTGTTGGCAATCGCACGTTTTTGCACCACATGCGGCGGCTAACATGCGCCTGTCTATCCTCCCGACGTGCTCCGTATGGAATCCAGATGACGAACGATGCCTTGCAGCACAAGGTGATTAGCGACATCGCTGCGTTTCGTGCATTGCAGCCGGAATGGGATGCGCTATGGCACACGGCGCAGGGCGAGCATTTTCAGGCCTTTGCCTACTGCGCCAGCAGCCTGGAAGTTGTCGCTGCCGCGGCAGGCCACAAGCTGCATTGCGTGGTCGGGCGCCGGCGCGGCGCGCTCAAAGTGCTCTGGCCGCTGGTGAGCTATCGCAAGCTGTGCTGGCGTTTCGTGCAGCCATTGGCGCCGGCATACAACCCGCCCCACGACATGCTGGTCGAGCCGGGGCCGGACGCGGCCAACTTGGTCGCCGCCACCTGGCGGGCGATGCTAGCCTCGGTCAGGCCCGATCTGGTCTACCTGCCACGCGTGCGCAGCGGCTCCCTGCTGCACCGCTGCGTCACCAGTGACGCGCGGGTGGCTCACAGGCTGGATGAGTCCACGCCCGTGGCGCTGCTGCGCGAGCACGCCGAATGGCCGGCGTTCTGCCGCTCTCGCGTCGGGCGCTCACGCAATCCACCGGCTTACCTGCAGCGGCGGATCGCGGCCCAGGGCACTATCACCATTGCCATCGTCGACCATACAGACAGCCGCGCGGCGTCCTTCGTGGACTGGTTGCTGCTGCACAAGCGGCGGTGGGCGCAGCGTGGCGATGTGGAGAGTGCGTGGCTGTTCTCGGATGACAGCCGACAGTTCCTGATCCGGCTGATGACGCAAGGCGACGGGCAATCACGGCTGTTTCGCTTGTTCGTGCTGATGCTCGATGGCGCGCCGGTGGCCATCAACCTGCTTGCTGTGCGCAGTCATTGCGTCGACCTGATCATGAACACCTACGACGCGGCCTATGCGCGGCTTTCGCCCGGCACGGTACTGATCGATGCGTGCGTGAACTGGGCCTTCGACAACCATCTCGATTTCGATTTCGGCGCGGGCGGGCAGAGCTATAAGCAGTACTGGAGCAACGGCGTGGCCTATGCGACGCAGAGCCTCCACTTGGCCCATACGCAATGGGGTCTGGCGGGCTACCGGCTCAACCAAGGCGCGCTCTGGGCCCGAGAGCGCGTAGCCTGGCTGCGGGAACGCGCCAGCGACACGGCGGGCAAGCCGGCGGAGTCCTCCGCCGCCGGATAACCGTCTTCCTGCCCGCCCCGCCATGCGGCATAAGCTACGCCGCGGCCCTATGCCGCCGGCTTTTCGAACGCGCGCAGCGGCTTGAGGAATTCCAGCGTGCGTTCGCGCTTGAGCAGCCGCGGCAATGCCTGCTCATACGCTTGCCGATAGGGCCGGCTCAAGTGATGCGTCTGGAAATACGCGGGGCTGCAAGCCCAGGTCTCGTAGAGTACCAGCGTATCGGGGTCTTCGACCGAGCGATGCAGGTAGGTGTTGACGAAATCCGGCTCCTTGGCCATTTGCTCCAGCACTTGCAGCAAGCTGGATTCGAGTTCGTCGCGATGCTCAGGCTTACCCGGCAGGTGGACGACAAAGGCGATGTTCTCGCTCATGGTGTTCAGTGCTCCTTGCTGATGGCAGGTCAGTTAAGTCAGCTAAGTCGGTTGAGCCCGCTCAAGCCTCACAGCTGGCTCATGCCGCCGTCGACAATGATCTCCGTGCCGACGATGAACGCCGACTCGGTGGCCGAGAGATGCAGCACCGTTGCCGCGATTTCCTTCGCCTCGCCAAAGCGGCCGAGCGGAATCTGGCTCTTGATCTGGGCGGCGGTGTTGGCGAGGGCGTCGGCGTCCAGGCCGAGCTTGCCGTAGAGCGGCGTGGTCACCGGGCCCGGGCTGAGCACATTGACGCGTACGCCGCGCGGCAGCAGTTCGGCCGAGAGCGTCTTGGCCAGCGAGATGAGGGCGGCCTTGCTGGCCGCATAGACGGCAGATGACGGCATGCCGATGTGCGCATTGATGGACCCGTTGAGCACGATCGATGCGCCTGGATTGAACAGCGGCGTCAGTGCCTGGATCTGGAAGAAGGGACCCTTCACGTTGGTATTGAAGGTCTGGTCCCACATCGATTCCTCGACATCCGACAGCGGTGCGAACCTGGCGACGCCCGCGTTGATGAACACGGCGTCGAGCTTGATGCCTTCATCGGTGAGGCGTTTTGCCAGCGCGCGGGCTGCGGCCACGGTGCCGGCGTCATTCTGGATGG
The Cupriavidus basilensis DNA segment above includes these coding regions:
- a CDS encoding GNAT family N-acetyltransferase — protein: MTNDALQHKVISDIAAFRALQPEWDALWHTAQGEHFQAFAYCASSLEVVAAAAGHKLHCVVGRRRGALKVLWPLVSYRKLCWRFVQPLAPAYNPPHDMLVEPGPDAANLVAATWRAMLASVRPDLVYLPRVRSGSLLHRCVTSDARVAHRLDESTPVALLREHAEWPAFCRSRVGRSRNPPAYLQRRIAAQGTITIAIVDHTDSRAASFVDWLLLHKRRWAQRGDVESAWLFSDDSRQFLIRLMTQGDGQSRLFRLFVLMLDGAPVAINLLAVRSHCVDLIMNTYDAAYARLSPGTVLIDACVNWAFDNHLDFDFGAGGQSYKQYWSNGVAYATQSLHLAHTQWGLAGYRLNQGALWARERVAWLRERASDTAGKPAESSAAG
- a CDS encoding putative quinol monooxygenase yields the protein MSENIAFVVHLPGKPEHRDELESSLLQVLEQMAKEPDFVNTYLHRSVEDPDTLVLYETWACSPAYFQTHHLSRPYRQAYEQALPRLLKRERTLEFLKPLRAFEKPAA
- a CDS encoding SDR family oxidoreductase is translated as MNRFEGKTVLVTGGNSGMGLATAQAFAAEGARVIVTGRDTATLEAAKPTLGANALAIQNDAGTVAAARALAKRLTDEGIKLDAVFINAGVARFAPLSDVEESMWDQTFNTNVKGPFFQIQALTPLFNPGASIVLNGSINAHIGMPSSAVYAASKAALISLAKTLSAELLPRGVRVNVLSPGPVTTPLYGKLGLDADALANTAAQIKSQIPLGRFGEAKEIAATVLHLSATESAFIVGTEIIVDGGMSQL